The sequence AAATAGCTAAATCCACTGCCGCCATTGGCTTTTAAATGTGAGCGGCGGGTTATATCCATAGAGAGCATGACTTTATCCAATAACCCGCGCTCAGCGAGCATGACTAACATGGCGACACGGCGTTCATCTGGGAAATAGCTATTTTTACCAATAGTATCGAATTGGACATATACGCCCATATCGATCATTTTCATAATAAGGTCGGGCTGCTCTTTCAGGTCACAATGGCCAATGACCACGCGCTCGGGCGATACACCATGTTGCTTGAGCAGCGCGATTTGCTCCAATCCCATAGTACTGAAACTGGTATGGGTCGAGATGGGTAGGCCGGTGGCATGGTGAGCCAGTGCTGCGGCATGAAAGACTTTGGCTTCGTCAGGGGTAATCACGCCCTCGCTGGTGCCAATTTCGGCTATTACACCGGCCTTCAGTTCAGTGCCGTCAATGCCAACCTCGATTTCATCAATCATGGTTTTCGCCAACTGTTGCGCGCTACTCTCACGAACCATCGGTGGATAGAAACTGTCGGTATAATA comes from Yersinia canariae and encodes:
- a CDS encoding phosphotriesterase-related protein — encoded protein: MINPDGYTYAHEHLHIDLSGFKNNLDCRLDQYQPICDEMCELVSKGVVNIVEVTNRYMGRNPQFLLNLMRDSGINVIASTGYYTDSFYPPMVRESSAQQLAKTMIDEIEVGIDGTELKAGVIAEIGTSEGVITPDEAKVFHAAALAHHATGLPISTHTSFSTMGLEQIALLKQHGVSPERVVIGHCDLKEQPDLIMKMIDMGVYVQFDTIGKNSYFPDERRVAMLVMLAERGLLDKVMLSMDITRRSHLKANGGSGFSYLVDSFVPMLLAAGISPDKVEMMLRHNPNKFFTTQGK